Proteins found in one Microbaculum marinisediminis genomic segment:
- a CDS encoding adenylate/guanylate cyclase domain-containing protein yields MRAAPENSKIDGLFDKMESRAKAVLFADVVGSARLFKTDDDDAIRSWLTLLERVQADLLPEHRGRLVKNLGDGIFAEFQEVADAVRFAFAITVELDHVNASLPSGRKMHLRVGIDVGDVLTTQDNDLYGQHVNIAARLMSVARPGEIVATAEVRDALSNELDAEFEDIGECHLKNVAHPVRAFRVHPIGTHPSVVPLLRYEDLLPTVAVIPFAPRSRSRDHYTLGEVLAEELIVALSRSSELNVISRLSTTGFRMRESPLAQIGQTLKADFVLSGTYSGDRDHVVLDIELAEVKSGRVIWSSRISESVPDLLKDAAAIYQIAKDCQNAILRTEMQLALSSPMQTLEAYSLLMSAVGLIHRLSRRHFGYAGELLEELIQRSSSQPATALAWKAKWHVLSVQQGWTDSPARETALALQCTQNALDYDPTNVPALVAEGFALTNLAHRLDEAEHRYDMALDYNPNDAMGRLLRGTLYAFKGQGEAAMSDTELALHLSPIDPHRYFYLSLAASAAVAAENYERALELSKLSLRSNRAHTSTLRVKAVAEMRLGKAPEAKLTVQELLTRQPDLTVHRWLETSPSASFKIGREFAETLKQAGLPP; encoded by the coding sequence ATGCGAGCAGCCCCTGAGAACTCGAAAATCGACGGTCTCTTCGACAAGATGGAAAGCAGGGCGAAGGCCGTGCTCTTCGCCGATGTCGTCGGGTCGGCGCGGCTGTTCAAGACAGACGACGACGATGCCATTCGCTCCTGGCTGACTCTCCTCGAGCGTGTGCAGGCGGACCTTCTGCCCGAGCATCGCGGCCGGCTGGTCAAGAACCTGGGCGACGGAATTTTCGCGGAGTTCCAAGAGGTTGCCGACGCGGTGCGCTTCGCGTTCGCGATCACCGTCGAACTCGACCACGTGAACGCCTCGCTTCCCTCCGGCCGCAAGATGCATCTGCGCGTCGGTATCGATGTGGGTGATGTGCTCACCACCCAGGACAACGACCTCTACGGTCAGCACGTCAACATCGCCGCGCGCCTGATGTCCGTCGCCCGCCCGGGTGAGATCGTCGCGACCGCCGAAGTGCGCGATGCGCTGTCGAACGAACTCGATGCAGAATTCGAGGATATCGGCGAGTGTCATCTTAAGAACGTCGCTCATCCGGTGCGCGCATTCCGGGTTCACCCGATAGGAACGCATCCCAGCGTTGTACCGCTGCTTCGGTACGAGGACCTTCTCCCCACCGTCGCCGTCATTCCGTTCGCGCCGCGCAGCCGGTCGCGGGACCACTATACGCTCGGCGAGGTGCTTGCCGAGGAGCTGATCGTCGCCCTGTCGCGCTCGTCGGAACTGAACGTTATTTCCCGCCTGTCGACGACCGGTTTCCGGATGCGAGAAAGTCCGCTGGCCCAGATCGGACAAACCCTGAAGGCCGACTTCGTCCTGTCCGGCACCTATAGCGGCGATCGCGATCACGTCGTTCTCGATATCGAGCTTGCCGAGGTGAAGAGCGGCCGGGTGATCTGGTCGAGCCGGATCAGCGAGAGCGTGCCCGACCTGCTGAAGGACGCGGCCGCCATCTATCAGATCGCCAAGGATTGCCAGAACGCGATCCTTCGCACCGAGATGCAGCTTGCCCTGTCCAGCCCGATGCAGACGCTGGAAGCCTATTCGCTGCTGATGAGCGCCGTCGGCCTGATCCACAGGCTGTCACGACGCCATTTCGGCTATGCCGGCGAACTGCTGGAGGAACTGATACAGCGGTCGTCCAGCCAGCCGGCGACCGCCCTGGCGTGGAAGGCCAAGTGGCACGTTCTTTCCGTGCAGCAGGGCTGGACGGACTCGCCGGCCCGCGAGACGGCCCTGGCCCTTCAGTGCACGCAAAACGCCCTGGACTACGATCCCACGAACGTTCCCGCGCTGGTCGCCGAGGGCTTCGCCCTGACCAATCTGGCGCATCGGCTCGACGAGGCCGAGCACCGGTACGACATGGCGCTCGACTACAACCCGAACGACGCGATGGGGCGGCTGTTGCGGGGCACGCTCTACGCGTTCAAGGGGCAGGGCGAGGCGGCGATGAGCGACACGGAGCTGGCCCTGCACCTGTCGCCGATCGACCCGCACAGGTATTTCTACCTGTCGCTTGCCGCGTCGGCCGCCGTCGCCGCGGAGAACTACGAGCGCGCGCTCGAACTTTCGAAACTGTCGCTACGCTCGAACCGGGCCCATACGTCGACGCTGCGCGTCAAGGCGGTCGCCGAGATGCGCCTCGGCAAGGCCCCGGAAGCGAAGCTGACGGTCCAGGAACTTCTCACGCGACAACCCGATCTGACGGTCCATCGGTGGCTTGAGACCTCACCGAGCGCGTCATTCAAGATCGGGCGCGAGTTCGCCGAAACGCTGAAGCAGGCCGGTCTGCCGCCGTAG
- the atpD gene encoding F0F1 ATP synthase subunit beta codes for MGSEEQVSGRVVAVRGAVIDVSFAAAPLPPIDHSLVIEGPGSRPIVAEVQAHRDKHVVRAVALQPTTGLQRGARARLSGGPLEMPVGDAVLGRLLDVTGKIGDGGAPLPGDVPRRPIHRRPPPLAQQAGTTDLFATGIKVIDLLAPIAQGGKAAMFGGAGVGKTVLVMELIHAMVSGYQGISVFAGVGERSREGHEMLMDMRESGVLDRTVLVYGQMNEPPGARWRVPLSALTVAEYFRDEGHRNVLLLMDNIFRFVQAGAEISGLLGRLPSRVGYQPTLASEVGALQERIASVGGASVTAIEAVYVPADDFTDPAVTTIAAHVDSMVVLSRSMAAEGMYPAIDPIGSSSILLDPLVVGDEHADVAVQVRQTLEHYRELQDVISLLGMEELGAEDRRIAERARRLQRFFTQPFGVTEAFTGVPGRSVDVVDTIAGCKAILAGECDDWQESSLYMIGTLAEGRDKEKSARTTANAPRTGGAER; via the coding sequence ATGGGAAGTGAGGAACAGGTCTCTGGGCGCGTGGTCGCGGTGCGCGGCGCTGTCATTGATGTATCGTTCGCCGCCGCGCCGCTCCCGCCGATCGATCATTCCCTTGTCATAGAGGGACCGGGCTCGAGGCCGATCGTCGCCGAGGTGCAGGCCCATCGCGACAAGCATGTCGTGCGCGCCGTCGCGCTTCAGCCGACCACCGGGCTCCAGCGCGGCGCCCGGGCCCGGCTCTCCGGCGGCCCGCTGGAAATGCCGGTCGGGGATGCCGTTCTCGGCCGCCTTCTCGATGTGACGGGCAAAATCGGCGACGGCGGGGCGCCGCTGCCCGGTGACGTGCCGCGACGTCCGATCCATCGCCGCCCGCCCCCGCTCGCGCAGCAGGCCGGGACGACCGACCTGTTTGCGACCGGCATCAAGGTGATCGACCTGCTCGCCCCGATCGCGCAGGGCGGCAAGGCCGCCATGTTCGGCGGCGCGGGCGTCGGCAAGACCGTACTGGTGATGGAGCTGATCCACGCCATGGTCTCCGGCTACCAGGGGATTTCCGTCTTCGCAGGCGTTGGCGAACGTTCCCGCGAGGGCCACGAAATGCTGATGGACATGCGGGAGTCCGGTGTGCTCGACCGGACCGTGCTCGTCTACGGCCAGATGAACGAGCCGCCCGGCGCGCGGTGGCGGGTGCCGCTGTCGGCCCTCACGGTCGCCGAGTATTTCCGCGACGAGGGCCATCGCAACGTGCTCCTGCTGATGGACAACATCTTCCGTTTCGTTCAGGCCGGTGCGGAGATTTCCGGACTGCTCGGACGCCTTCCCTCGCGGGTCGGATACCAGCCGACGCTGGCCAGCGAGGTCGGCGCGCTGCAGGAGCGCATCGCCTCGGTCGGCGGCGCGTCCGTCACCGCCATCGAGGCGGTCTACGTGCCCGCCGACGACTTCACCGATCCCGCGGTGACGACGATCGCCGCCCATGTCGACAGCATGGTCGTGCTGTCGCGGTCCATGGCCGCCGAGGGGATGTACCCGGCCATCGACCCGATCGGCTCGTCCTCGATCCTGCTCGATCCGCTCGTCGTCGGCGACGAGCATGCGGACGTGGCCGTACAGGTGCGCCAGACGCTTGAGCACTACCGAGAGCTCCAGGACGTCATTTCCCTGCTGGGCATGGAGGAACTGGGGGCCGAGGACCGCCGCATTGCCGAACGCGCGCGGCGGCTGCAGCGGTTCTTCACCCAGCCCTTCGGCGTCACCGAGGCCTTCACCGGCGTTCCGGGCCGGTCGGTCGACGTCGTCGATACGATCGCCGGCTGCAAGGCGATCCTGGCCGGCGAGTGCGACGACTGGCAGGAAAGCTCGCTCTACATGATCGGCACGCTCGCGGAAGGCCGCGACAAGGAGAAGTCGGCCAGGACCACGGCGAACGCGCCGCGAACCGGAGGCGCCGAGCGGTGA
- a CDS encoding F0F1 ATP synthase subunit epsilon translates to MSGALHLVITTPAAVLVDRGDIRSVRAEDLSGSFGILPNHTDMLTVLPASVVRWRTPDDAEHFCAVRGGVLSVSDGQKVAIACRQGVLGDDLGKLAAMVRARRAEESDADRRARVEQTRLHARAVRQLMRYLRPERQQDWPQPDRMSTDREKGTP, encoded by the coding sequence GTGAGCGGGGCGCTGCATCTCGTCATCACCACGCCGGCGGCCGTGCTCGTCGACCGCGGCGACATCCGGTCCGTGCGCGCCGAGGACCTGAGCGGCAGTTTCGGGATACTTCCCAACCATACCGACATGCTGACGGTGCTGCCGGCCTCGGTCGTTCGCTGGCGCACGCCCGACGATGCCGAACATTTCTGCGCGGTCCGCGGCGGCGTCCTGTCGGTCAGCGACGGCCAAAAGGTGGCGATCGCCTGCCGACAGGGCGTCCTTGGCGACGACCTCGGCAAGCTGGCGGCCATGGTCCGTGCCCGGCGCGCGGAGGAGTCCGACGCCGACCGGCGTGCCCGCGTCGAGCAGACGCGCCTCCACGCCCGTGCCGTGCGCCAGCTCATGCGGTATCTTCGACCGGAACGACAGCAGGATTGGCCACAGCCCGACCGGATGTCGACGGATCGGGAGAAAGGTACGCCGTGA
- a CDS encoding AtpZ/AtpI family protein — MSETDGPNESGKLAEAARRAAARTQGAREDPEPSLGMRFGQIGILGWTIVVPTLVGLFAGRWLDRVFETGVFFSAPLLMLGAAFGFWSAWRWMHRQ; from the coding sequence GTGAGCGAGACCGACGGCCCGAACGAATCCGGCAAGCTGGCGGAAGCCGCCCGGCGGGCCGCCGCACGCACGCAAGGGGCGCGCGAGGATCCCGAACCCTCGCTCGGAATGCGGTTCGGGCAGATCGGTATCCTCGGCTGGACCATCGTCGTACCGACGCTGGTCGGCCTCTTTGCCGGGCGATGGCTCGATCGGGTATTCGAGACCGGCGTGTTCTTTTCCGCGCCCTTGCTGATGCTGGGGGCGGCTTTCGGTTTCTGGTCCGCATGGAGATGGATGCACAGGCAATGA
- a CDS encoding ATP synthase subunit I produces MSASTMSLIAQSGLGLLVGLGVGAVHFGSLWWNTQIFARSGSMVMALAIQFGRFGLLAAVFVLLSRLGALPLLAGALGLLVARQAVIKRVGPVG; encoded by the coding sequence ATGAGCGCATCGACCATGTCCCTGATCGCCCAGTCCGGCCTCGGGCTGCTCGTCGGCCTCGGCGTCGGCGCCGTGCACTTCGGGTCGCTGTGGTGGAACACGCAAATCTTCGCGCGATCAGGGTCCATGGTCATGGCGCTCGCCATCCAGTTCGGCCGGTTTGGCCTGCTGGCCGCGGTCTTCGTCCTCCTGTCGCGGCTGGGCGCGCTGCCGCTGCTGGCCGGCGCACTGGGACTGCTCGTTGCCCGTCAGGCCGTCATCAAGCGCGTGGGACCCGTCGGATGA
- a CDS encoding F0F1 ATP synthase subunit A produces MTASPFVLEPVFHIGPMPITAPVLVTWAIMVLLVAFSFIATRHLSLRPSRAQAALELLVDAIDGQIRDTMQVAPAPYRALIGTIFVYVLIANWSSLVPGVEPPTAHLETDAALALIVLGATVYFGIRTRGPAGYFKTFAEPTWVMIPLNVVEQFTRTFSLIVRLFGNIMSGVFIIGIILSLAGLLVPIPLMALDLLTGTVQAYIFAVLATVFIGAAVSETQSGRSDGDDQPRGKS; encoded by the coding sequence ATGACCGCATCTCCCTTCGTCCTCGAACCGGTCTTCCACATCGGCCCGATGCCGATCACCGCACCGGTGCTCGTGACCTGGGCGATCATGGTGCTGCTGGTCGCCTTCTCTTTCATCGCCACACGCCACCTGTCGCTTCGCCCCTCCAGGGCCCAGGCGGCGCTGGAGCTTCTCGTCGACGCCATAGACGGCCAGATCCGCGACACGATGCAGGTCGCCCCCGCCCCCTATCGGGCACTCATCGGCACCATCTTCGTCTATGTGCTCATCGCCAACTGGTCCTCGCTGGTGCCGGGGGTGGAACCGCCGACGGCGCATCTGGAGACGGACGCGGCCCTTGCCCTGATCGTGCTGGGCGCGACCGTCTATTTCGGCATCCGCACCCGCGGTCCCGCCGGCTATTTCAAGACGTTCGCCGAACCGACATGGGTGATGATCCCGCTCAACGTCGTCGAGCAGTTCACCCGCACCTTCTCCCTCATCGTGCGTCTGTTCGGAAACATCATGAGCGGCGTCTTCATCATCGGGATCATCCTGTCGCTCGCCGGCCTGCTCGTACCCATTCCGCTGATGGCGCTCGATCTGCTGACCGGCACCGTGCAAGCCTATATTTTCGCGGTCCTGGCGACGGTTTTCATCGGCGCGGCGGTGAGCGAGACGCAATCCGGCCGATCCGACGGCGACGACCAACCACGAGGCAAGTCATGA
- a CDS encoding F0F1 ATP synthase subunit C — translation MNWIEIVSILAAAIAVSFGAIGPALAEGRAVAAAMDAIARQPEAAGTLSRTLFVGLAMIETMAIYCLVIALLVLFANPFVQ, via the coding sequence ATGAACTGGATCGAGATAGTCAGCATCCTCGCGGCCGCGATCGCCGTGTCGTTCGGCGCGATCGGGCCGGCCCTGGCCGAAGGGCGCGCGGTGGCCGCGGCGATGGACGCGATCGCGCGCCAGCCGGAGGCCGCCGGGACGCTGTCGCGCACCCTGTTCGTCGGCCTCGCGATGATCGAGACGATGGCGATCTACTGCCTTGTCATCGCCTTGCTCGTGCTGTTCGCCAACCCGTTCGTCCAGTAG
- a CDS encoding F0F1 ATP synthase subunit delta — protein sequence MRIDWWTLGLQAINALVLVWLLSRFLFKPVADILARRQAAADRIVDQAEAAKAAAEDEKAKAQAEAARLAASRGDALKQAGEEAEKRKAALIATAREEADKIRSEAEKDIERAQAAGQHKVAEKAGSLAVDIAARLLDRLPDQARVAGFVDGLADGVAALPDDIRADLGADGTPLQIAAARPMTDRERSDCRDALKKALDRDVEIAVSVDPKLIAGLELRGPHAEVRNSFRADLDRLLADLNRHDENQA from the coding sequence ATGCGGATCGACTGGTGGACGCTCGGGCTCCAGGCGATCAACGCGCTGGTCCTCGTCTGGCTGCTGAGCCGGTTCCTGTTCAAGCCGGTCGCCGATATCCTCGCCAGGCGACAGGCCGCCGCGGACCGGATCGTCGATCAGGCCGAGGCCGCGAAGGCGGCCGCGGAAGACGAAAAGGCGAAGGCGCAGGCCGAAGCCGCCAGGCTCGCCGCAAGCCGCGGTGACGCCCTGAAGCAGGCCGGCGAGGAAGCCGAGAAGCGGAAGGCGGCCCTGATCGCGACGGCGCGCGAGGAGGCCGACAAGATCCGCTCGGAAGCGGAGAAGGACATCGAGCGCGCGCAGGCCGCCGGTCAGCACAAGGTCGCAGAGAAGGCCGGCAGCCTGGCCGTCGACATCGCCGCCCGGCTGCTCGACCGCCTTCCCGACCAGGCGCGCGTCGCCGGCTTTGTCGATGGCCTGGCGGACGGCGTCGCCGCCTTGCCGGACGACATCCGTGCCGATCTCGGCGCCGACGGGACGCCGTTGCAGATCGCCGCGGCGCGACCGATGACCGACCGCGAGCGATCCGATTGCCGGGACGCGTTGAAGAAGGCGCTGGACCGGGATGTCGAGATCGCCGTGTCCGTCGATCCGAAGCTGATTGCCGGCCTGGAGCTGCGCGGGCCGCACGCCGAGGTTCGCAACAGTTTCCGGGCGGACCTCGACCGTCTGCTAGCCGACCTGAACCGCCATGACGAAAACCAAGCCTGA
- a CDS encoding F0F1 ATP synthase subunit alpha, with amino-acid sequence MTKTKPEGLDKQWLKRSRRAVASARLGPQVETIGRVERVSDGIAFVSGLPDARLDELLRFEGDRYGFAMTLDADLIGVVVLDDVTQIEAGSRVSGTGEVVRVPVGPGLLGRVVDPLGRPLDRDEPVAAEERHPIERPAPAIIERDLVSEPVQTGILAVDALFALGRGQRELIIGDRATGKTSLAVDAIINQRDSDIVCVYVAIGQRASAIERVIEAVRAHGAPERCVFVTAPAAVAPGLQWIAPFAGFTIAEYFRDRGGDVLIVIDDLTKHAATHRELALLTREPPGREAYPGDVFYVHARMLERSAKLSEALGGGSLTALPIAETDAGNLSAYIPTNLISITDGQIVLDSRLFAANQRPAVDVGLSVSRVGGKAQKPALRDVSGRVRLDYAQFLELEMFTRFGGISDTRVKAQIVRGQRIRALLAQPRFSPLRLPDQVALLAALADGIFDTCPTETMNDVRARLAGHLDAHAAQAVDAVTKAGALEAPVRQALVEAVSSLVADVTAASQAEAAAP; translated from the coding sequence ATGACGAAAACCAAGCCTGAAGGTCTCGACAAGCAGTGGCTCAAGCGGAGCCGCAGGGCTGTCGCGAGCGCGCGGCTCGGGCCGCAGGTCGAAACCATCGGGCGCGTCGAACGGGTCAGCGACGGAATCGCCTTCGTCTCCGGCCTGCCCGACGCCCGGCTGGACGAACTGCTGCGGTTCGAGGGAGATCGCTACGGCTTCGCCATGACGCTAGACGCCGACCTGATCGGCGTCGTCGTTCTCGACGACGTGACGCAGATCGAGGCCGGCAGCCGGGTTTCCGGCACCGGCGAGGTGGTCCGCGTTCCGGTCGGGCCGGGCCTGTTGGGCCGCGTCGTCGATCCTCTCGGCCGGCCGCTCGACCGCGACGAGCCGGTCGCGGCCGAAGAGCGCCACCCCATCGAGCGGCCGGCGCCGGCCATCATCGAGCGCGACCTCGTTTCCGAACCGGTCCAGACCGGGATCCTCGCCGTCGACGCGCTTTTCGCCCTCGGGCGCGGCCAGCGCGAGCTGATCATCGGCGACCGCGCGACGGGCAAGACGTCGCTGGCCGTCGACGCGATCATCAACCAGCGGGACTCCGATATCGTCTGCGTCTATGTCGCCATCGGGCAGCGCGCCTCCGCGATCGAACGGGTGATCGAGGCCGTGCGCGCGCACGGCGCACCGGAACGCTGCGTGTTCGTGACGGCGCCCGCCGCGGTCGCCCCCGGCCTTCAATGGATCGCCCCCTTCGCCGGGTTCACGATCGCGGAATACTTCCGCGATCGCGGCGGCGACGTGCTGATCGTCATCGACGACCTGACCAAACACGCCGCCACGCACCGCGAACTGGCGCTGCTGACCCGCGAACCTCCCGGCCGCGAGGCTTACCCCGGCGACGTCTTCTACGTGCACGCGCGCATGCTCGAGCGGTCGGCGAAGCTCTCCGAAGCGCTCGGCGGCGGGTCGCTGACCGCCTTGCCGATCGCGGAAACCGATGCCGGCAACCTGTCGGCCTATATCCCGACGAACCTGATCTCGATCACGGACGGCCAGATCGTCCTCGATTCCCGCCTGTTCGCGGCCAACCAGCGGCCCGCCGTCGATGTCGGCCTGAGCGTCAGCCGGGTCGGCGGCAAGGCGCAGAAACCCGCCCTGCGCGATGTGTCGGGGCGCGTGCGCCTCGATTACGCGCAGTTTCTCGAACTGGAGATGTTCACCCGCTTCGGCGGCATATCCGACACCCGCGTCAAGGCACAGATCGTCCGGGGCCAACGTATCCGCGCCCTGCTCGCCCAGCCGCGATTCTCGCCCCTGCGCCTGCCCGATCAGGTGGCCTTGCTTGCCGCGCTGGCCGACGGGATCTTCGATACCTGCCCGACCGAAACGATGAACGACGTCAGGGCGCGGCTCGCCGGCCACCTCGACGCTCACGCGGCGCAGGCCGTGGACGCCGTGACGAAAGCGGGTGCGCTGGAAGCCCCCGTGCGGCAAGCGCTCGTCGAGGCCGTCTCGTCCCTGGTGGCAGACGTCACGGCCGCATCGCAGGCCGAGGCCGCAGCGCCATGA
- a CDS encoding F0F1 ATP synthase subunit gamma translates to MTERLNDVEQRMGSVHQLELVITAMRGIAASRSREARARLAGIRAYADTVGNAIGEALALLPASATAAEPRHGTGGRIVIALCSEQGFAGTFNERVLAAVERHTQAADGAPTDLLLAGDRGLMVAAERGLSVGWSAPMAAHADEVPSLANRLADAVYERLSAGATRADIVHATPASGGAIEIVDRALVPLDFGRFPVSPRLVPPLVTQEPGTLVAQLAEEYLFAELCEAIMVSFAAENDARMHAMIAARDNVDEKLDELTAVYRRLRQEEITNEIVELAAGATAEQESGLR, encoded by the coding sequence ATGACCGAACGGCTGAACGACGTCGAACAGCGCATGGGCAGCGTCCATCAGCTTGAACTGGTGATCACGGCCATGCGCGGCATCGCCGCCTCCCGGTCGCGCGAAGCCCGGGCGCGGCTTGCCGGCATTCGCGCCTATGCGGACACGGTCGGCAACGCAATCGGCGAAGCACTCGCCCTTCTGCCCGCCTCCGCGACTGCCGCCGAACCCCGACACGGTACCGGGGGCCGCATCGTCATCGCCCTGTGCTCCGAGCAGGGCTTCGCCGGAACCTTCAACGAGCGGGTGCTCGCCGCCGTCGAGCGCCATACGCAGGCTGCGGACGGCGCGCCGACCGACCTGCTCCTGGCAGGTGATCGCGGGCTCATGGTTGCCGCGGAACGTGGGCTGTCGGTCGGTTGGTCGGCACCCATGGCGGCCCATGCCGACGAAGTGCCGTCGCTCGCCAATCGATTGGCCGACGCCGTCTATGAGAGGCTGTCGGCAGGGGCGACCCGCGCCGACATCGTTCACGCCACCCCGGCCTCGGGTGGAGCAATCGAGATCGTGGACCGGGCTCTGGTTCCGCTCGATTTCGGCCGCTTTCCCGTCTCGCCTCGCCTGGTGCCACCGCTGGTCACGCAGGAACCCGGGACGCTTGTCGCGCAACTGGCCGAAGAGTACCTGTTCGCCGAACTGTGCGAGGCGATCATGGTGTCGTTCGCGGCCGAGAACGACGCGCGGATGCATGCCATGATCGCCGCCCGCGACAACGTCGACGAGAAGCTGGACGAGCTGACCGCCGTCTACCGCCGCCTGCGCCAGGAAGAAATCACCAACGAGATCGTCGAACTGGCCGCCGGCGCCACCGCCGAACAGGAGTCCGGCCTCCGTTGA